The following nucleotide sequence is from Cicer arietinum cultivar CDC Frontier isolate Library 1 chromosome 2, Cicar.CDCFrontier_v2.0, whole genome shotgun sequence.
AGAACTTCTTGACTAGTGTGAGAAGAGGGAGAGGCACGCATGGAGCGGCGTGGAGGAGTGATTCTGGTGCGAAGATGGGGAGGCACTTGAGCGTAGTTTGGTGTAGGAcgagtgtatagtggtggaagaaagGTAGACAGAGGAATGAGGTTTAGAACTTCTTGACTATTGTGAGAAGATGGAGAGGCAGAAGATGTGTGTGGTGGTGAAgggcgaggtggtggagagggagAACGCTCTCTGGATTGGTATGAGGAAgatgaagagggtggtgtacagggagaggcattttttcgtgcagactgtttggttcgagccattgttttttttttttgggaggAAGATGATAAAGAATATGAACAGTGAACGTGAtttagagaaagagaaagatgaTTCCAACTTTTGAGGAAAAGAAGGTGCGAAGAGGAACAGttttctgacttgagaagatggagagaaaaaggTGGAGTAATGATGAGTTTGTACCTAGGGAAATGggaaaagcattttgggggattggGGAGTGTATGTGTTAGCATTCTAACACCAGACACAAGGGCACGAAACCGTCCGATTCTAGCGAAGAAAGCACACGGATAGTGTATCGTATCCGTTCGATCGCTGACCAACACGCTATATATATACGCCTTCATTCCTTCCCTATTCAAAGTTTTAGATTCTTTTCCCCAAAATTTTACTAGCGAGTTTCGCAGCACAAGAAAGCAAAGTTTCGAGGTTAGTTTTCTCCTAAAAATCTTAGGGTTTATGTCTTCGTTCTATGTCTTCTACTTGTCTTCGTATGTAAATTTGAACGTATCTTATGTTGCATTATCCAGATTAAgaaatttagggtttttgttaTGTATGCTTTTaaatttctgttttttttttctttttcataattCGAACGTACCTTAGGTTGCATTTTACATTAGGGTTGATCTTATTGTTCAACTATTTCGCGCCTCCGATGTATTATATtgattattatcattattatttgttgTGGTTTCTTACATCCATCCTTCATTGAGGAGAAGACGCAACACAAAAATTGTTTAGATAATATGTTATTTCGAATCTAATTGCCAATTGATCAAggatgtttttttttatgtcattgTTTATTGTTGAAATTAAGGTTATTAGGTTTTACGTTACCTTATGAATTTAGGAGAATAGTGTTATGATTGTCTTGTATATtcagtttttttgtttgtgttgATACAGATGGCCCGTACCAAGCAAACTGCTCGTAAGTCAACTGGTGGAAAAGCTCCAAGGAAGCAACTTGCTACCAAggtttgttaataattttactcATAGTTATTGGTTTTAATTTGTATCAAATTGTTTgatgtttgtttgtttgaataTTTAGTTAATGATTCcttgtttttattattactttaggCTGCACGTAAGTCTGCACCAACTACCGGTGGTGTCAAGAAGCCACATCGTTATCGTCCTGGAACCGTTGCTCTTCGGTGCGTTTTCTTTTCTCGAATTTCTTTATGTGGTGTGTTTTTTGGTCAATGTAACTCATTTAGATTCTAATTGCTATTTGAAAACAGTGAGATTAGGAAATACCAGAAGAGTACTGAACTTTTGATCAGGAAGCTTCCTTTCCAGAGGTTGGTTCGTGAAATTGCTCAGGACTTCAAGGTAAATTATGATTACCATtgttaaattgtgttttacaccaataatgataaattgttaataagtttttgttgttgcagACTGACCTACGTTTCCAGAGCCATGCTGTGCTTGCATTGCAAGAAGCTGCAGAAGCATACCTTGTTGGACTCTTTGAGGACACCAACTTGTGTGCTATTCATGCCAAGCGTGTTACAATTATGCCTAAGGATATTCAGTTGGCAAGGAGGATCCGTGGTGAGCGTGCTTGAAGATGCTGGGTTTGGTGCTGTTTAGATATGTGGCTGCTGATAGTGTTTTGTCATTGAAATGAATAGCTTTTAGGGGAATACCGTTTATTTGTAGCCTGATTAATTGTGATGATAGGAATATACTGCTATCTTAATTTTAGGTTTTGGGGTTGTATTTGCTTTCAATGATTTCGGATCTGTTAAATGTTTATCGTTTTTACTGGGTATGCAGCCACTTTGGGATTGTATTGTGGACAACTTTTTGTTGCCATCTAATCTAGTATTTCTAGCTTTTGGGTCCTATTCATTCGGTATTGCGAAATAATTTCTCAAAACAGTTCAATGTCCATAATTCTAATGTTTTGTTAaccaaattgataaaaattctACAGTTTTTGGTAATTCTTATATAAATCTTACCATTAATTTTCACCAATAATACTCCATTGGATGAATACTTGATCAACAATTGTGCTGTTAGTATAAGTAAATGTTGTCGAAAGATATCCCATATTCAAGCGTGACTATGATTAAAAGCTCTATATTCATTCGTGATAATGATTAAAAGCTCAATATTCATTCGTGAATATGATTAACAGCTCATTATGAACTCGTTCGTTTAAATTCAGATTTGAGTTCTGTCTTTTGTAACTTGTTAGAATATCCCTCCCTgacataaacaaaattttacaaCATGCGGAGTAAAATTCTCTGCAGTCAATTAgatgaagttgaaattttctGCATTCAACAACTCGTATGCTTTTATGCTGCTGTTGTTACTTGTTAGTATGAAATTTGCATTTTCCCATGTCTATGCAAATAAGTATAGTATAGAACAAAAGTTTTATCATGACGTTGCAATTGAAAAACTTGACTGTCTT
It contains:
- the LOC101496274 gene encoding histone H3.3, which gives rise to MARTKQTARKSTGGKAPRKQLATKAARKSAPTTGGVKKPHRYRPGTVALREIRKYQKSTELLIRKLPFQRLVREIAQDFKTDLRFQSHAVLALQEAAEAYLVGLFEDTNLCAIHAKRVTIMPKDIQLARRIRGERA